The Snodgrassella alvi wkB2 genome window below encodes:
- a CDS encoding NUDIX hydrolase has product MHSSAEYSSSSYNDSAAELVAVLFAVTDFSARVLTINDGKLLPYGPLRPVHHSLQAGARTWVHQQTGQPLGYMEQLYTFVDVKRSHHCGHAVINISYLGLVKEAAESGLKLEAKWHDWYEFFPWEDSRLPQHKQILDQLILPMQNWVDAAPNQEIRNQRQQRLNLCWGINGQQWLAENALLRYELMYEVGMITESPYFDGRLPAMLTGRSMQFNHRRILATAVSRLRAKLQYRLVIFDLMPPQFTLYQLQRSIEALNGVDLHKQNFRRLINNQQLVVPTGTTVVAERGRPAQLYRFNENVLQESLLSGYRLPLINNHIQ; this is encoded by the coding sequence ATGCACTCTTCAGCTGAATATTCATCTTCAAGTTATAATGACAGTGCAGCTGAACTCGTGGCGGTATTGTTTGCTGTTACCGATTTCAGTGCGCGGGTACTTACCATAAACGATGGAAAATTATTGCCATATGGTCCGCTGAGACCTGTACATCATTCTTTACAGGCTGGTGCCAGAACCTGGGTACATCAGCAGACAGGTCAGCCATTAGGCTATATGGAACAGTTATATACATTTGTTGATGTCAAACGTAGCCATCATTGCGGCCATGCTGTAATTAATATCAGCTATCTCGGACTGGTAAAAGAAGCTGCTGAGAGTGGTTTAAAGCTGGAAGCCAAATGGCATGACTGGTATGAATTTTTTCCTTGGGAAGACAGCAGACTGCCTCAGCATAAGCAGATACTCGATCAATTAATCCTGCCGATGCAGAACTGGGTAGATGCTGCTCCGAATCAGGAAATCCGCAATCAGCGTCAGCAGCGCCTGAATTTATGCTGGGGGATAAACGGGCAGCAATGGCTGGCAGAAAATGCTCTGTTGCGTTATGAATTGATGTATGAAGTTGGCATGATCACTGAATCTCCCTATTTCGACGGTCGTCTGCCGGCTATGCTGACCGGTCGCTCCATGCAGTTTAATCATCGCCGTATTCTTGCTACTGCTGTATCTCGTTTACGAGCGAAATTACAGTATCGTCTGGTGATTTTTGATTTAATGCCGCCTCAATTTACTCTATATCAGTTGCAGAGAAGCATAGAGGCGCTGAATGGCGTAGATTTGCATAAACAGAATTTTCGCAGATTAATCAACAATCAGCAGCTGGTTGTACCAACCGGAACCACAGTAGTAGCTGAGCGCGGACGTCCGGCACAGCTGTACCGTTTTAATGAAAATGTTTTACAGGAAAGTCTGCTCTCCGGTTACAGATTACCATTAATTAATAACCATATTCAGTAA
- the nadC gene encoding carboxylating nicotinate-nucleotide diphosphorylase, with the protein MISDLPEIITRPLVQAALSEDLGRRGDVTSQAVIPADRMAAFSIVTRVPGVVCGLELARQSFALMNENLEFTAYKNDGDVIAAGTLLARVAGNARSILAAERTALNFLTHLSGIATTTHEIQKSIAYTGVQLTCTRKTIPNLRIVQKYAVRMGGGRNHRMGLDDAILIKDNHIALSGGDIITAVKQAKSYAGHLIAVEVEVDTLEQLRQVLDEGVSLVLLDNMSIEEMRTAVSWCKGRCQTEASGNLRPDTVVAAAETGVDFLAMGYLTHSARYLDIGLDYADNQNILKK; encoded by the coding sequence ATGATTAGCGATTTACCAGAAATAATTACTCGACCACTGGTACAGGCTGCACTGTCAGAAGATTTAGGCAGACGCGGAGATGTTACCTCACAGGCAGTGATACCGGCAGACAGGATGGCCGCATTCAGTATTGTAACCAGAGTGCCCGGTGTGGTATGCGGTTTAGAGCTGGCCCGTCAGAGCTTCGCTCTGATGAATGAAAATCTGGAATTTACTGCATACAAAAATGATGGTGATGTTATCGCCGCCGGTACATTGCTGGCCCGGGTTGCCGGTAATGCGCGTTCTATTCTCGCTGCCGAACGCACAGCGTTAAATTTTCTGACGCATCTTAGCGGAATAGCCACTACAACTCATGAAATTCAGAAATCAATAGCCTATACCGGAGTTCAGCTGACGTGTACACGTAAAACCATACCTAATTTGCGTATAGTCCAGAAATATGCAGTAAGAATGGGCGGGGGACGTAATCATCGCATGGGTCTGGATGATGCCATACTGATTAAGGACAATCACATAGCGCTTAGCGGGGGAGATATTATTACTGCTGTTAAGCAAGCTAAATCTTATGCTGGCCATTTGATTGCAGTGGAAGTAGAAGTTGACACATTGGAGCAATTGCGTCAGGTTCTGGATGAAGGCGTCAGTTTGGTATTGCTGGATAATATGTCAATAGAAGAAATGCGAACAGCTGTGAGCTGGTGTAAGGGACGTTGTCAGACTGAGGCTTCAGGTAATTTGCGGCCTGATACTGTGGTAGCTGCTGCAGAAACAGGCGTAGATTTTCTGGCGATGGGCTATCTGACCCACAGCGCACGCTATCTGGATATTGGTCTGGATTATGCAGATAATCAGAATATTCTGAAAAAATGA
- a CDS encoding FAD-binding oxidoreductase: MLLPLTAYAVVVNDVTGMTPVQMVAVIQPESTEEVAELVKHTTGPISIAGGKYSMGGQTAVQNGVQIDTQKLNHVIAFNPEQKLLTIEAGANWRQVQELIDPYGLSVKIMQSLADFSIGGSLSVNVHGRYMGAGPIILSVEQIKIVLADGSIVLASPQENSDIFYGAIGGYGALGVITEVTLRLTENVKVKRINDVMPISQYSSYFSEQIRSDRTAIFHNAIIYPPDFKKVRAVTFKQTDEPLTISARLRPLSAPTRKRQRQLKIVAASDFGKKLRKLYDDAYFVKQPVMMRNYEASLAVALLEPISMQDKSFALEEYFIPVEKFDDFYPQMIDILKKHQANIINISIRHAIPDSGSLLAWAQTEVFAFVIYYQQGTDEQSKKQVGIWTRELIDAALANRGTYYLPYQLHATEEQFQRAYPRTAEFFKLKERLDPENKFSNLFLERYRPATAH, encoded by the coding sequence TTGTTGTTGCCATTAACTGCGTATGCGGTGGTAGTTAATGATGTTACCGGTATGACGCCGGTACAGATGGTCGCTGTGATACAGCCGGAATCAACCGAAGAGGTTGCAGAGCTGGTTAAGCACACAACCGGTCCCATTAGTATAGCTGGTGGTAAATACAGTATGGGCGGGCAAACTGCAGTTCAGAATGGCGTACAAATAGATACTCAAAAACTCAATCATGTAATTGCTTTTAATCCTGAACAAAAACTTTTAACTATAGAAGCAGGTGCAAACTGGCGTCAGGTACAGGAGCTGATTGATCCATATGGATTATCTGTGAAAATCATGCAAAGTCTGGCTGATTTTAGTATTGGTGGTTCTTTAAGTGTTAATGTACATGGTCGATATATGGGGGCAGGTCCTATTATCCTGTCTGTTGAGCAAATTAAAATAGTACTGGCAGATGGTTCAATAGTTTTAGCCAGCCCGCAAGAAAATTCGGATATTTTTTATGGTGCTATTGGTGGCTATGGTGCATTGGGTGTTATCACAGAAGTGACATTACGCCTTACTGAAAATGTAAAAGTAAAACGAATTAATGATGTGATGCCGATTAGTCAGTATTCCTCTTATTTCTCTGAGCAGATTCGTTCTGACAGAACGGCCATATTTCATAATGCCATTATTTATCCTCCTGATTTCAAAAAAGTTAGGGCTGTGACTTTTAAGCAGACTGATGAACCATTAACTATTTCTGCCCGTTTAAGACCACTTTCTGCACCTACACGCAAACGCCAAAGACAATTGAAAATTGTTGCTGCATCGGATTTTGGTAAAAAATTGCGCAAATTATATGATGATGCCTATTTTGTAAAACAGCCAGTAATGATGCGTAATTATGAAGCCAGCTTAGCAGTAGCGCTTTTAGAGCCTATTTCCATGCAAGATAAAAGTTTTGCTTTGGAAGAATATTTCATACCGGTAGAAAAGTTTGATGATTTTTATCCGCAGATGATAGACATCCTGAAAAAGCATCAGGCAAATATTATCAATATCTCTATTCGTCATGCTATTCCTGATAGTGGTTCTTTGCTGGCATGGGCTCAAACTGAGGTATTTGCTTTTGTGATTTACTATCAGCAAGGAACTGATGAACAGAGTAAAAAGCAGGTAGGAATATGGACACGGGAATTAATAGATGCGGCATTGGCAAACAGAGGTACTTATTATTTACCTTATCAATTACATGCAACTGAGGAGCAATTTCAGCGCGCATATCCACGGACAGCAGAATTTTTTAAGCTTAAAGAGCGCTTAGATCCGGAGAATAAATTCAGTAATCTATTTCTGGAGCGGTACCGTCCGGCAACGGCTCACTAG
- the serC gene encoding 3-phosphoserine/phosphohydroxythreonine transaminase, which yields MTTLNTYNFSAGPAILPEAVLETAQAEMLDYNGTGCSVMTMSHRSDAFISILHHAEQDLRQLMHIPDNYKVLFMQGGASAQFNMVVMNLANGFKQVDSVVSGNWSRIAHSQMGKLSDAEIHLAAHGGDLYNYTDVPPVESWDVDPNSAFVHYCINETVHGLQYRNIPKPDGLPPVICDMSSEILSRPVNVTDFGVIYAGAQKNIGPSGATIVIIREDLLDRCSERIPDVWNYQSHISRQGMYNTPATYPIYISGLVFRWLQTHGGVEQMEAINTLKAETLYSAIDNSNGFYINNVKQHARSQMNVIFHTPTKELDKIFVMQAGAHGLSGLQGYKSMGGMRASIYNAMPIQGVEALVEFMQEFQRRYG from the coding sequence ATGACAACACTGAACACATATAATTTTTCTGCTGGTCCTGCAATACTGCCAGAGGCCGTATTAGAAACAGCACAGGCTGAAATGCTGGATTATAACGGTACTGGTTGCTCAGTCATGACCATGAGCCATCGATCAGATGCTTTTATCAGTATTCTGCACCATGCCGAGCAGGATCTACGCCAGCTCATGCATATTCCGGACAACTATAAAGTTTTGTTCATGCAGGGCGGTGCCAGTGCCCAGTTCAATATGGTCGTAATGAATCTGGCCAATGGTTTTAAGCAGGTTGATTCAGTAGTCTCCGGTAACTGGAGCCGTATCGCACACAGCCAGATGGGTAAACTTTCCGATGCAGAAATACATCTGGCAGCACATGGTGGTGATTTATATAACTACACAGATGTACCGCCGGTTGAAAGCTGGGATGTGGATCCAAATTCTGCTTTTGTTCATTACTGCATTAATGAAACAGTACATGGCCTGCAATATCGCAATATTCCCAAACCAGATGGTTTGCCCCCTGTCATCTGCGATATGTCGAGCGAAATTTTATCACGACCGGTAAATGTGACAGATTTTGGTGTTATTTATGCCGGTGCACAAAAAAATATCGGACCATCAGGTGCTACTATTGTGATTATTCGGGAAGATCTGCTTGATCGTTGTTCTGAACGAATACCTGATGTGTGGAATTATCAAAGTCATATCAGCCGGCAGGGAATGTACAACACTCCGGCAACTTACCCGATTTATATTTCAGGTCTGGTATTTCGCTGGCTGCAAACTCACGGTGGTGTGGAACAGATGGAAGCCATTAATACCCTTAAAGCTGAAACTTTGTATTCTGCCATTGATAACAGCAATGGATTTTATATCAATAATGTGAAACAGCATGCACGCTCACAGATGAATGTTATTTTCCATACACCTACAAAAGAGCTGGATAAAATATTTGTAATGCAAGCCGGTGCTCATGGTTTAAGCGGATTACAAGGCTATAAATCAATGGGTGGAATGCGGGCGAGTATTTATAATGCCATGCCCATACAGGGGGTTGAAGCTTTAGTGGAGTTCATGCAGGAATTTCAACGCCGCTACGGATAA
- a CDS encoding competence/damage-inducible protein A, whose protein sequence is MQFGIIIIGDEILNGSRQDSHFVFFKQLLQQHGLYMAWAQYLPDDQAVITRQLIESFKEKIPVFVTGGIGATPDDHTRQACAKALNLPLTPHPEALKAIETISLKQGDTLDSPAHLQRTKMAEFPLGSALIPNPFNNIAGFSINEHYFFPGFPQMAHPMAQWVLSQYYQQNFFRQKLVTKAALVDGVPESKITPLMEAIEQNWSGIKTFSLPTIRDDLPAEEQIHYYRLEFGLKTHSENSVFLPEAWEYVLQELQKLGATNIIPLDKSSEG, encoded by the coding sequence ATGCAATTCGGTATCATTATAATTGGTGATGAAATTCTGAATGGTTCGCGTCAGGACAGCCATTTTGTTTTTTTCAAACAATTATTACAACAACACGGTTTATATATGGCCTGGGCGCAATATTTACCAGATGATCAGGCAGTTATTACCAGGCAGCTTATTGAATCATTTAAAGAAAAAATACCTGTTTTTGTTACCGGCGGCATAGGTGCCACACCAGACGACCATACTCGTCAGGCCTGTGCAAAGGCGTTGAACCTGCCGTTAACACCTCATCCGGAAGCACTGAAAGCAATTGAAACCATTTCACTGAAACAGGGAGATACACTTGACAGCCCTGCACATTTGCAACGGACAAAAATGGCTGAGTTTCCACTGGGCTCAGCACTGATTCCTAATCCTTTCAATAACATTGCCGGTTTTTCAATCAATGAGCATTATTTTTTCCCGGGCTTTCCCCAAATGGCACACCCTATGGCCCAGTGGGTACTGAGTCAATATTACCAGCAGAATTTTTTCCGGCAGAAACTGGTGACTAAAGCAGCTCTGGTTGATGGTGTGCCTGAGTCCAAAATTACGCCTTTAATGGAAGCAATTGAACAAAACTGGTCTGGGATTAAAACTTTTAGTTTACCCACCATTCGTGATGATTTACCGGCAGAAGAACAAATACATTATTACCGTCTGGAATTCGGTCTGAAAACACATAGTGAAAATTCTGTTTTTTTGCCAGAAGCCTGGGAATATGTATTACAGGAACTACAAAAACTGGGGGCAACCAATATTATCCCACTGGATAAAAGCAGTGAGGGCTGA
- a CDS encoding META and DUF4377 domain-containing protein, whose translation MNIKKLAVSALIAGSLAACAHTSDRKVSMRAVTVPQLSAYDWQLAEATDRHGRPLPGFAAGSSMTMNFSGQRLNVTGGCNNISSNYQLNDQDMQIQAPVSTMKACAPDIMAQDSAVVAFMNGQKLHAGLLNAENDQNAQPELWIENRRGEHLLWRGVPAAVAQYGQPTVVFWEISPQTQTCQTAQGAAQCLKVREISYNDQGVKVKTGVWRNFAGKIDGWQFNPQENQVLRLNVYEVKPADVTGTAADIQYVYKLDQIIERSVVKSPKHKHK comes from the coding sequence ATGAATATCAAAAAATTAGCAGTTTCCGCTCTGATTGCCGGCAGTCTTGCGGCCTGTGCACATACATCTGACCGTAAGGTAAGTATGCGTGCCGTCACTGTTCCGCAGTTAAGCGCCTATGACTGGCAGCTGGCTGAAGCTACTGACCGGCATGGTCGGCCGTTACCCGGTTTTGCAGCCGGCTCATCTATGACAATGAATTTTTCCGGTCAGCGGCTAAATGTTACCGGTGGCTGTAATAATATCAGTTCTAACTATCAGTTAAATGATCAGGATATGCAAATTCAGGCTCCGGTAAGCACTATGAAAGCCTGTGCGCCTGATATTATGGCGCAGGACTCTGCAGTTGTGGCTTTTATGAATGGTCAGAAATTACATGCAGGGCTGCTTAATGCTGAGAATGACCAGAATGCGCAGCCAGAATTATGGATTGAAAACCGGCGCGGCGAACATTTGCTCTGGCGCGGTGTCCCTGCTGCCGTTGCTCAATATGGTCAGCCTACTGTGGTATTTTGGGAAATAAGCCCGCAAACGCAAACCTGCCAAACTGCACAGGGGGCAGCTCAGTGTTTGAAAGTCAGAGAAATTAGCTACAATGATCAGGGAGTTAAAGTTAAAACTGGTGTATGGCGTAATTTTGCCGGCAAGATTGATGGCTGGCAGTTTAATCCGCAGGAAAATCAGGTATTACGTCTAAATGTATATGAGGTTAAACCGGCTGATGTAACGGGTACTGCTGCAGATATCCAGTATGTTTATAAGCTGGATCAGATAATCGAACGCTCAGTAGTGAAGTCTCCGAAGCATAAACATAAATAA